In one Nitrososphaera viennensis EN76 genomic region, the following are encoded:
- a CDS encoding ribosome biogenesis protein, whose amino-acid sequence MPEEIAGHPAVSSRAKKLGRKAQETLLDRSYHHAAMKRLPDSWKRGRPDIVHFALMEALSTPLFIQGQLDVYVHTFGDMIISMAAGLRVPKSYFRFEGLMQGLFRDGVVKSDEGAVLMEMRKGTLADLIKEVKPGRVVGLSSAGVQSSAEQVVRKNYVDSCMFVIGGFPKGHFGDDTKALFNCTYSIEGMGLEAHVVIARILYECEKKNKREKPSQAA is encoded by the coding sequence GTGCCCGAAGAGATAGCCGGCCACCCGGCGGTGTCAAGCAGGGCGAAAAAGCTTGGCCGCAAGGCCCAGGAAACCCTGCTTGACAGGAGCTACCACCACGCCGCCATGAAGCGCCTGCCTGACAGCTGGAAGCGCGGCAGACCCGACATCGTACATTTTGCGCTCATGGAGGCGCTTTCGACCCCGCTCTTTATCCAGGGGCAGCTGGACGTGTACGTGCACACGTTTGGCGACATGATAATTTCGATGGCAGCCGGCCTGCGCGTCCCAAAATCGTATTTCCGCTTTGAGGGCCTCATGCAGGGCCTGTTCCGCGACGGCGTCGTGAAAAGCGACGAGGGCGCCGTGCTCATGGAGATGAGAAAAGGCACGCTTGCAGACCTGATAAAAGAGGTCAAGCCGGGCAGGGTGGTCGGGCTGTCGTCGGCAGGCGTGCAGTCAAGCGCCGAACAGGTAGTCAGGAAAAACTACGTTGACAGTTGCATGTTCGTGATAGGCGGCTTTCCAAAGGGCCACTTTGGCGACGACACAAAGGCATTGTTCAACTGCACCTACTCTATCGAGGGCATGGGGCTTGAGGCCCACGTCGTAATTGCCAGGATACTGTACGAGTGCGAGAAAAAGAACAAGAGAGAGAAGCCTAGCCAGGCGGCGTAA
- a CDS encoding ribonuclease P protein component 4, which yields MAKERIEILVAGALKEQDSALASRQANLAKKIAMRHRVRMPYEIRQLYCKKCKAFIVPGRTARVRVGRSTGATKAVRITCMLCGHTYRKILRRNKVL from the coding sequence ATGGCAAAAGAGCGCATCGAGATCCTGGTAGCAGGCGCCCTGAAGGAGCAAGATTCCGCTCTTGCCAGCCGCCAGGCAAACCTTGCAAAAAAAATAGCCATGCGCCACCGGGTGCGCATGCCCTATGAGATAAGGCAGCTGTACTGCAAAAAGTGCAAGGCGTTCATTGTGCCGGGCAGGACAGCCAGGGTGCGGGTGGGCCGGTCGACGGGAGCAACAAAGGCCGTGCGCATAACATGCATGCTGTGCGGGCACACGTACCGCAAAATTTTGCGGCGGAATAAGGTTTTATAA
- a CDS encoding 30S ribosomal protein S19e → MAKVYDVPADELIAKLAEQLKKDKKIEPPAWSAFVKTGSHAEKIPQNRDWWYTRCASLLRKIYLHGPIGVSDLKVAYGGRKQIGYNLSHHKDAGGAIIRHAIQQLEAAGYVTKLPAKGRVVTSEGTKKLDRLATEIHKELVKAAPALQRYA, encoded by the coding sequence ATGGCCAAGGTTTACGACGTTCCGGCTGACGAGCTAATCGCCAAGCTGGCCGAGCAGCTGAAGAAGGACAAAAAGATCGAGCCTCCAGCGTGGTCGGCATTTGTCAAGACGGGCTCGCACGCCGAAAAGATCCCGCAGAACCGGGATTGGTGGTACACTAGGTGCGCTTCTCTTTTGAGAAAGATTTACCTTCACGGTCCGATAGGCGTTTCAGATCTAAAAGTGGCATACGGCGGGCGCAAGCAGATAGGCTACAACCTCTCGCACCACAAGGACGCGGGCGGCGCCATCATCAGGCACGCCATCCAGCAGCTCGAAGCCGCTGGATACGTCACAAAACTGCCGGCAAAGGGCAGGGTGGTGACAAGCGAGGGCACGAAAAAGCTCGACAGGCTTGCAACTGAGATCCACAAAGAGCTGGTCAAGGCAGCCCCGGCGCTCCAGCGCTACGCATAA
- a CDS encoding DNA-binding protein yields MSAPQPPQQPNDEEIRRREAEAAAMRQRVLYVVLDPQARQRLTNIRMVKPELATAVENYLINAASTGRLNRALSDDELKQILASLQQPKKEFKFDRR; encoded by the coding sequence ATGTCTGCCCCTCAACCACCACAGCAACCAAACGACGAGGAGATAAGGAGGCGTGAGGCAGAGGCAGCCGCGATGCGCCAGCGCGTCTTGTATGTTGTTCTGGATCCGCAGGCGCGCCAGCGCCTTACAAACATACGGATGGTCAAGCCAGAGCTTGCGACCGCCGTTGAAAACTATTTGATAAACGCCGCATCAACGGGCAGGCTCAACCGCGCGCTTTCAGACGACGAGCTGAAGCAGATTCTGGCAAGCCTGCAGCAGCCAAAGAAGGAATTCAAGTTCGACCGGCGCTAA
- a CDS encoding zinc-binding dehydrogenase produces the protein MKAAVFREYNKDPTKVVKIEDIDVPKIKPNEVLIKVESASYNYNDLWAIWGEPVKTPLPHISGSDVAGTIVEVGSDVQKLKVGDRVASHSNMSCRVCEACTSGREYDCNDRTIWGFQTGPLWGGFAQYTRLPEVNVVKIADNVSFEDAAAVSMVGMTSWHMLVGRAKIKPGQTVLIMGGGSGVGMVGIQIAKLYNCTVIATAGNKDKMDKCLGLGADYVVNHREADWYKKVRAISKELGQPGIDVVFEHIGKSTFPQEVGLLKMGGTLVATGATTGYDSTIDLRYLFFKGTNLLGSTQGTKAELEDVMYWVSKGKIKPVIDSVLPFSDMVKGHVMMAEAQQFGKILTTPQKL, from the coding sequence ATGAAGGCAGCAGTATTTAGAGAGTACAACAAAGACCCGACGAAGGTTGTCAAGATTGAGGATATCGATGTTCCCAAGATAAAGCCAAACGAGGTTCTGATAAAGGTAGAATCTGCGTCCTACAACTACAATGACCTGTGGGCCATATGGGGCGAGCCCGTAAAGACCCCGTTGCCGCACATTTCCGGAAGCGACGTCGCCGGCACGATTGTAGAGGTGGGCTCGGACGTCCAGAAGCTCAAGGTGGGCGACAGGGTTGCGTCGCACTCTAACATGTCGTGCAGGGTGTGCGAGGCATGCACCTCCGGCAGGGAATACGACTGCAACGACCGCACCATCTGGGGCTTTCAGACCGGCCCGCTCTGGGGCGGCTTTGCGCAGTACACGCGCCTTCCGGAGGTAAACGTGGTCAAGATAGCAGACAACGTCTCGTTTGAAGACGCGGCTGCTGTCTCGATGGTCGGCATGACCTCGTGGCACATGCTCGTCGGCAGGGCCAAGATAAAGCCTGGACAGACAGTCCTTATCATGGGCGGCGGTTCCGGCGTCGGCATGGTGGGCATCCAGATTGCAAAGCTGTACAACTGCACCGTCATCGCCACCGCAGGCAACAAGGACAAGATGGACAAGTGCCTCGGCCTTGGCGCCGACTATGTGGTGAACCACAGGGAAGCCGACTGGTACAAGAAGGTGCGCGCAATCAGCAAGGAGCTGGGCCAGCCCGGCATCGACGTGGTGTTTGAGCACATCGGCAAGTCCACCTTCCCGCAGGAAGTGGGCCTGCTAAAGATGGGCGGGACGCTCGTGGCGACAGGCGCAACGACAGGCTATGACTCGACAATCGACCTGCGCTACCTGTTCTTCAAGGGCACCAACCTCCTCGGCTCGACGCAAGGCACCAAGGCGGAGCTTGAAGACGTGATGTACTGGGTCTCAAAGGGCAAGATCAAGCCAGTGATTGATAGCGTGCTTCCGTTCTCTGACATGGTCAAGGGTCACGTCATGATGGCAGAGGCGCAGCAGTTCGGCAAGATCCTGACCACGCCGCAAAAGCTCTAA
- a CDS encoding HpcH/HpaI aldolase/citrate lyase family protein, which translates to MMFRTLIFVPGANARFIEKAKALAADIICFDLEDSVPANEKETARKVIAGALAKRQEYQKPVYVRTNSPESGLIQADIEAVVQKGIDGLVIPKVNDANEVIEIARAVSALEKERGTGKIALIPSIETAKGVVNTYAISSVDDRVNAVVFGVFDFLHDMRMDYDERDDSGYAYARARIPVDARAAGVAAIDAIWQKVDDIDGLVQDATAAKRLGYSGKSIIHPGQIEPVHRVFLPSKSEIEWAKKVVAALGEAMEKGTGRLAVRLEGRMVDAVHYKQAKAILEAAAAGSS; encoded by the coding sequence ATGATGTTCAGGACGCTCATCTTTGTGCCCGGCGCAAACGCGCGCTTTATCGAAAAGGCCAAGGCGCTTGCGGCCGACATTATCTGCTTTGACCTTGAAGATTCCGTGCCGGCAAACGAAAAAGAGACTGCAAGAAAAGTTATCGCCGGCGCGCTGGCCAAGAGGCAGGAATACCAGAAACCCGTGTACGTGCGCACCAACTCGCCCGAGTCAGGACTGATACAGGCAGACATCGAGGCGGTGGTGCAAAAGGGCATTGATGGATTGGTCATCCCAAAGGTAAACGACGCAAACGAAGTCATTGAAATCGCCAGAGCCGTGTCGGCGCTTGAAAAAGAGCGTGGAACAGGCAAGATAGCGCTCATCCCTTCAATCGAGACTGCAAAAGGGGTTGTCAATACATACGCTATATCGAGCGTGGACGACCGCGTGAACGCCGTGGTGTTTGGCGTCTTTGACTTTTTGCACGACATGCGCATGGACTATGACGAGCGCGACGACAGCGGCTATGCGTACGCCCGGGCCAGAATCCCGGTTGACGCAAGGGCCGCTGGCGTTGCCGCCATTGACGCGATATGGCAAAAGGTGGACGACATTGACGGGCTCGTACAGGACGCGACTGCTGCAAAGCGCCTCGGCTACTCTGGCAAGAGCATAATCCACCCGGGCCAGATAGAGCCGGTGCACAGGGTTTTTCTGCCGTCCAAGAGCGAGATCGAGTGGGCCAAAAAAGTCGTTGCAGCGCTCGGCGAAGCGATGGAAAAGGGCACGGGCAGGCTTGCAGTGAGGCTTGAAGGCAGGATGGTAGACGCCGTGCACTACAAGCAGGCCAAGGCAATACTTGAAGCGGCTGCCGCCGGCTCGTCCTAG
- a CDS encoding bile acid:sodium symporter family protein gives MRPSNDAILACAIAGSMAAGVLVPQAGLAVEPYLLVWLGILLFLNLIKLEASDVVATFARPKGLAILGLVKLVALPVGMYALAYALYRPLALPVLLVSGMSTGLGAPFVVNIVGGRLPLVVGMIIATSLSVPFVLPSLTYALVGSEFDLPIASMMLLLALALFIPLFGGWAVKKKAPRASEFAHKNSFYLSIIFAILINISMFSKLSALFFSDQLFLLQNVAATFLCFAAFSIVGFVVAPKSEKSAGMIATAYVNNTLVMVFAAQFFGPQVAVLAGLYNIPYYACILVLKKIVRH, from the coding sequence TTGCGTCCAAGTAACGACGCGATACTGGCCTGTGCCATCGCCGGCTCGATGGCGGCCGGCGTGCTCGTGCCGCAGGCCGGGTTGGCGGTAGAGCCGTACCTCTTGGTGTGGCTTGGCATCCTCCTGTTCCTTAACCTGATAAAGCTTGAAGCCTCTGACGTAGTTGCGACTTTTGCAAGGCCAAAGGGCCTTGCCATCCTTGGCCTTGTAAAACTGGTGGCGCTGCCGGTCGGCATGTATGCCCTAGCGTACGCGCTCTACAGGCCGCTTGCGCTTCCAGTGCTCCTCGTATCAGGCATGTCCACCGGCCTCGGGGCGCCCTTTGTGGTCAACATCGTAGGCGGGCGCCTGCCGCTTGTGGTAGGCATGATAATCGCGACGTCGCTTTCCGTGCCGTTCGTGCTCCCGTCGCTCACGTACGCGCTGGTAGGATCAGAATTCGACCTGCCCATTGCAAGCATGATGCTGCTCCTTGCCCTTGCGCTTTTCATACCGCTCTTCGGGGGGTGGGCGGTGAAAAAGAAGGCTCCAAGGGCGTCCGAGTTTGCGCACAAAAACTCGTTCTACCTTTCAATAATCTTTGCAATACTCATCAACATCAGCATGTTTTCCAAGCTGTCAGCGCTCTTTTTTTCAGACCAGCTGTTTCTCTTGCAGAACGTCGCGGCGACGTTTCTCTGTTTTGCCGCATTTTCCATTGTGGGGTTTGTTGTTGCGCCCAAGAGTGAAAAATCTGCGGGCATGATAGCTACCGCGTACGTCAACAACACGCTTGTCATGGTGTTTGCGGCGCAGTTCTTTGGCCCGCAGGTAGCAGTCCTTGCAGGGCTCTACAACATACCCTACTATGCATGCATCCTTGTGCTAAAAAAGATTGTACGGCACTAG